A segment of the Sporichthyaceae bacterium genome:
GGAGTGGTTGGAGACGACCAGCGCGCCGCCGGTGTCCGGGATGTTCGACAGCCCGCGCACCTCGACCCGGAACCAACGCGAGAACAGCGGCCGGAGCGGAGCGAGCAGCACAGACTCGGTCAGCTCGGCGTCGTAGCCGAAGTCGTCGATCGTGTAGTCCCCGGACAGCCGCCGCCGCAGGAATGCCAGGCTCCGGGCGACGCTCTGGTCCACGGCCCGCAACGGATTCCCCCTCCCGGCGTCCTGCGGGACCTTCTTGGACGCGGACGGCGGGCTCCCCACCGGCAGGCCCGACTCGCCGCCGGAGCGGCGCTCCTGCGGGCTGAACGGGATCACCCGGGCCTCACTCATCGACGTCGTCCCCGACCGCTGCCAGCACCCGGCCGGCCGCCGTGCGGGGCTGTGGAACCGGCAAGGAGAACGAGCGCACGGCCTCGAACGCCTGGTCGGCCGCGTGGGCCAGCCGGTCCGGGGTGAGCGGGCCGCGCCCGCGGACGTCGAGGAACTCGTCGAAGGTCGCCAATGTGCTGTGCGTGGGCCGGAACCCGAACCGCTCCCACAACCGAGCGGTGTCGACCGCCCGGCCGTGGGTGAGGAACTCGACGATCTCCTCGCTCAGATTCAGCATGCCGGCCCGACGCAACAACGTGCCGACCGAGCCCATCGCCCGGGACGGAACGGCCATCGTGGGGCGTCCGGCTCGGCGGGCAGCCTGCGACATCAGCAGCACGCCCGGCCCGGCCACGTTGAACACGCCGCGGTGGTCGCCGATCACGGCCCGCCGCAGCACTTCCAGGCCGTCCTCGACGTGGACGAACTGCAGGCGCGCGTCATGGCCGAGCACGGTCGGCACGACCGGCAGCGTGAACAGCCGGGTCAACGGGGAGTCGACGTCCGGGCCCATGAAATTGGCGAACCGCAGCACGGCGACCGCGACGTCGGCCCGACGCCGGCCGAAGCCGCGCACGTAGCTCTCGACCTCGACGGCGTCCTTGGCGTAGCCACCGCGCGGCGGCACGACCGGCTCGGTCGTCTCGGTGAACAGTGCCGGGTCGCGGAACGAGCACCCGTAGACCGCGGTCGTGGACTTCACGATCAGCCGGCGCAGGCTCGGCGCCTTCTGACAGGCCGCGAGCAGCTGCATCGTGCCGATGACGTTGACTTCCTTCACCGACGACCGGTTCGCCGAGCCGCCGCCGGAGCGGCTGACGCTCATGTGCACGACCGTGTCGACCTCCGCGGCTCCGATCACCCTGGCGATGATCGGGTTGCGGATGTCGGCTCGGACGAACTCAGCGCGGCCCAGGTCGGTACGCGGCGGGATCGTGTCGATGCCGATCACGCGGTCGACCCCTGGCTCGTCGTTCAACCGGCGCACGAGCCGACTTCCCAATGGCCGTGCGACTCCGGTGACCAGAACTGTCCGCCCCATACCTGCCCAGTCCTAGCGGGTGCGCCGCTACTTCTTGTTGCGGCGCTGGACCCGGGTCCGCTTGAGCAGCTTGCGGTGCTTCTTCTTCGCCATCCGCTTGCGACGCTTCTTGATTACAGAGCCCACTGCGTAACCTTCGCTCACCGGTGACGCCACGTGCAGTCGAACCCGCGCGTGATCGAGGCCTCAGCCTATCCGCACACGAAGCGACGCCGACCCGCGGATGGCGGATCGGCGTCGAGAGGCATAGCAGTGCCGGCGGCGTCAGCCGATGTCGGCCTCGTAGTAGGACGACTGCAGGTAGGCCTGCACCGCATTCTCGGGCACCCGGAACGAACGACCCACGCGAACCGCAGGCAGCTCCCCGTTGTGCACCAGGCGGTACACGGTCATCTTCGATACCCGCATCTTCGTGGCGACTTCTGCCACGGTCAGGAACGAGACGTCGGCGAGCGGTTGCTCGTTCGAAGCCATGGACGCACCGGACCTTTCGACCGCAACGGCGCCGCGAGGGTAGGGCCCGCGGATGTCACGAAGGCGGGACTCCCACGTGAACACGTCAACATTAGTGGCCAGAGGTACGGATGGGGAAGGGGCCGCATTGTGCCCGATACCCAGTGACGCCGATGGAGCGACACGCGTTGACCGTTATGGACCGATATTTGATGACATAGCGGACCGCTCGGCGCCTCTGCTTTACCACCCGAAGGGGTGAACTTTCCTCAGATCCCAGCCGTTTCCAGCAGGTATTCGATCACTGGCAGGTACAGGTAAGGGCTCACGTTGTCGTCCAACGGGACGACAACGTCGACCTTCCCGTCCTCCTCGCCCACAAACAAGGCCGGGTCGTTGCAGTCGGCGAACCCGACGACGGACAGCCCGGCCTCCCCCGCCGCACCGGCCCAACCGTGGTCGGCGACCACCAGGTCCGGCAGGTCCTGCCCGCTCTCGTCGAGCAGTTCGAGGATTCCCTGCATGGGCCGGGCCGAGTGGGTGTGGTTGAGCGCGCCGCGGTCGGAGACCATCGCGACGTCGCCGACGTAGCGGACCTCCCGCTCCTCCGGTTCACCCCTGCGACGCTCGATATGGCGCAGGCCGGAGCCGGGAGTCAGCAATCGGCACCCGGCCCGGCGCAACGCGGTAGCGAGCTCGAGGTGCACCTGGAGCAGCCCCGAGGGGTGCCCTGTCGCCAACAGCACACTGCCTCGTGCCGCGGCGATCTCACCGATGCTGGCACCGGCGGCGTCGAGCTGCGCCAGGGTGAGATCCGGGTCGATCGTGTCGGGCCCGGACAGGTGCCTCGGGTCCGGATCGACGCCGCAGCGCCGGAC
Coding sequences within it:
- a CDS encoding NAD-dependent epimerase/dehydratase family protein; translation: MGRTVLVTGVARPLGSRLVRRLNDEPGVDRVIGIDTIPPRTDLGRAEFVRADIRNPIIARVIGAAEVDTVVHMSVSRSGGGSANRSSVKEVNVIGTMQLLAACQKAPSLRRLIVKSTTAVYGCSFRDPALFTETTEPVVPPRGGYAKDAVEVESYVRGFGRRRADVAVAVLRFANFMGPDVDSPLTRLFTLPVVPTVLGHDARLQFVHVEDGLEVLRRAVIGDHRGVFNVAGPGVLLMSQAARRAGRPTMAVPSRAMGSVGTLLRRAGMLNLSEEIVEFLTHGRAVDTARLWERFGFRPTHSTLATFDEFLDVRGRGPLTPDRLAHAADQAFEAVRSFSLPVPQPRTAAGRVLAAVGDDVDE
- a CDS encoding AURKAIP1/COX24 domain-containing protein → MGSVIKKRRKRMAKKKHRKLLKRTRVQRRNKK
- a CDS encoding helix-turn-helix domain-containing protein, which translates into the protein MASNEQPLADVSFLTVAEVATKMRVSKMTVYRLVHNGELPAVRVGRSFRVPENAVQAYLQSSYYEADIG
- a CDS encoding phosphatase; this encodes MTVESRRRLVDHLRKSAIAGDVATPREANLRSYRNFASDAVYPKFGLTSDRHWTPDDVLAVMVRRCGVDPDPRHLSGPDTIDPDLTLAQLDAAGASIGEIAAARGSVLLATGHPSGLLQVHLELATALRRAGCRLLTPGSGLRHIERRRGEPEEREVRYVGDVAMVSDRGALNHTHSARPMQGILELLDESGQDLPDLVVADHGWAGAAGEAGLSVVGFADCNDPALFVGEEDGKVDVVVPLDDNVSPYLYLPVIEYLLETAGI